In Pseudoalteromonas sp. MM1, a single window of DNA contains:
- the pgi gene encoding glucose-6-phosphate isomerase → MSNRSQLASWQALQNSAAQMKQTHLKTLFAQDNTRFDEFSTQIPGVLFDYSKQRIDKTIFAQLIELAKECDIASWRDKMFSGEKINITEERAVLHTALRNRAHTPLVVDGEDVTQAVDNELAKIKAFVEKVRSGQWLGYTGKAVKDVVSIGVGGSNLGPQMATEALKALADDTLNVHYVSNADGVQIASVLKAIDPETTLFVISSKTFTTSETMTNAKTAVDWFLQTAKDDSAIAKHFVAVSTNLEKTAAFGISDENVFTMWDWVGGRFSLWSAIGLPIALYLGYDAFEAILEGAFEVDEHFKTAPFEQNIPLIMALLSVWNTSFLGFTSQAILPYDQALHMLPAYLQQGEMESNGKHVNFAGETVPYTTVPIIWGMTGINGQHAFYQCLHQGNVIVPADFIASVKPQVAVDKHHDILLSNFLAQTEAMMSGVDAQQITEDLAAKGKTQAQIDELLNHKIHQGNRPTTSILLDTVDAKTVGRLIALYEHKIFCQGIILEICSFDQWGVELGKGLASKIESELTDDSVKHAHDSSTNGLIAYYKQHRTQ, encoded by the coding sequence ATGTCTAATCGTTCGCAATTAGCAAGTTGGCAAGCACTGCAAAATAGTGCTGCGCAGATGAAACAAACCCATCTAAAAACGTTATTTGCACAAGATAATACACGATTTGATGAATTCTCTACTCAAATTCCAGGTGTGTTGTTTGATTATTCAAAGCAGCGTATTGATAAAACTATTTTTGCACAACTCATCGAGCTTGCTAAAGAGTGTGACATTGCCTCTTGGCGCGACAAAATGTTCAGCGGTGAAAAAATTAATATTACAGAAGAGCGTGCCGTTCTTCATACCGCTTTACGTAATCGTGCTCATACACCTTTAGTTGTTGACGGCGAAGACGTAACACAAGCGGTTGATAACGAATTAGCAAAAATTAAAGCCTTTGTTGAAAAAGTACGCAGCGGTCAATGGCTTGGTTACACAGGTAAAGCAGTAAAAGATGTGGTAAGCATTGGCGTGGGTGGTTCAAATCTTGGTCCGCAAATGGCAACCGAAGCGCTTAAAGCACTTGCAGATGACACATTAAACGTGCATTACGTATCTAATGCTGACGGTGTTCAAATTGCCTCTGTGTTAAAAGCAATTGATCCAGAAACAACATTATTTGTTATTTCATCAAAAACATTTACCACTTCAGAAACCATGACTAACGCCAAAACGGCCGTTGATTGGTTTTTACAAACCGCAAAAGATGACAGCGCCATTGCTAAGCATTTTGTTGCTGTTAGCACTAATTTAGAAAAAACCGCCGCTTTTGGTATTAGCGATGAAAACGTATTCACTATGTGGGATTGGGTTGGGGGTCGCTTTTCACTTTGGAGTGCGATAGGCTTACCTATTGCGTTATACCTAGGTTATGACGCGTTTGAAGCTATTTTAGAAGGCGCATTTGAAGTGGACGAGCACTTTAAAACAGCCCCATTTGAGCAAAATATTCCGCTTATAATGGCACTACTAAGTGTATGGAATACCAGCTTTTTAGGCTTTACGTCGCAAGCTATTTTACCGTACGACCAAGCGCTTCATATGTTACCTGCCTATTTACAACAAGGTGAGATGGAAAGTAACGGTAAACATGTTAACTTTGCAGGCGAAACCGTACCTTATACAACGGTTCCTATTATTTGGGGTATGACCGGTATTAACGGCCAACATGCGTTTTATCAATGTTTACATCAAGGTAATGTGATTGTACCTGCTGATTTTATTGCTTCAGTTAAGCCGCAGGTAGCCGTAGATAAACATCACGATATTTTATTATCTAACTTTTTAGCGCAAACAGAAGCAATGATGAGCGGTGTAGATGCACAGCAAATTACTGAAGATTTAGCCGCAAAAGGTAAAACACAAGCGCAAATTGATGAGTTGCTAAATCATAAAATTCATCAGGGGAACCGCCCTACAACATCTATACTGCTAGATACAGTTGATGCGAAAACAGTAGGACGCTTAATTGCGCTGTACGAACATAAAATTTTCTGCCAAGGCATAATCTTAGAAATTTGCTCATTTGATCAATGGGGTGTAGAGCTTGGTAAAGGCCTTGCCTCTAAAATTGAAAGCGAACTAACCGATGACAGCGTAAAACACGCTCACGATAGTTCAACGAATGGCTTAATTGCGTACTACAAGCAGCATCGTACGCAGTAA
- a CDS encoding aminotransferase class V-fold PLP-dependent enzyme: protein MSEFLLHDEQAAQVYLDANATTPVLPCIADVVSHTMQICFGNPSSPHISGIQAKYLLEQTRQNARKVIGAPDGDILFTSGATEGIQTAIVSTLIHAKNHTIKNPVLLYGATEHKAVPNTLKHWNSVLGINAQLLAIPVDSKGVLDLAFISEHINNALMICTMAVNNETGVYQDLNAIEHTIRSRNKSVSWMVDCVQALGKQTLALSRTSIDYAPFSGHKLYAPKGIGFLYIKNGSAYTPFIAGGGQESGMRSGTENLPGIAGLNKLFNLLLDQNDDTFKSVEVLNSYRAQLLNALKSTFGDITFNHEFSHSVPTTLNFAVDTLTSKEVIDLFDAAGIRVSGGSACSTGATRSFVLDAMGATNWQSENAIRLSFGPAATQAQISQACKRICSLKAVLEANCLIVSDSASPKQEVCALGLTQFRHKGACSWLYVSDDNSAVIIDPVIELIPRFENIVSTQQLNVKAILDTHHHQDRPSAVALLNEVLGTTHTMQNSIELGTKTLTTKPTPGHSKDSVSYLLKERATNHVDYCFCGDLILPAGLGNTSLEGGSATQMAHSLISLGEQISDDTVICSGHDYQQCFAINWRTVRAQTPLLNPLLNEEINTAQFVQLKAQHDQLHIQTSSQLCGYVQAAVQSHTKQLDFAQAKTLLTQKDVYLIDTREPYEHGAINVAALFAAPLANTFNISLSRMANAIVQNQLNPQHTYILLCRSGNRSKIAAANLQQLGFKNIYNVAGGLALMS from the coding sequence ATGTCTGAGTTTTTATTGCACGATGAACAAGCTGCCCAAGTTTATCTTGATGCAAACGCTACAACGCCTGTTTTACCCTGTATTGCCGATGTGGTGTCGCACACCATGCAAATTTGTTTTGGTAACCCCTCTAGCCCCCATATTAGCGGTATACAAGCTAAGTACTTATTAGAACAAACAAGGCAAAATGCACGTAAAGTGATTGGCGCGCCCGATGGCGATATTCTTTTTACCTCAGGCGCGACAGAGGGCATACAAACAGCCATTGTATCAACGCTCATTCATGCTAAAAATCATACGATTAAAAACCCTGTATTATTGTACGGGGCAACTGAGCACAAAGCGGTGCCTAATACGTTAAAACATTGGAATAGCGTTTTAGGTATTAACGCCCAATTACTGGCTATTCCTGTTGATAGCAAAGGGGTTTTAGATTTAGCGTTTATTAGTGAGCACATAAATAACGCGCTAATGATTTGTACCATGGCGGTTAATAACGAAACCGGTGTTTATCAAGACCTAAACGCTATTGAGCATACTATTCGTAGTCGTAATAAGTCAGTATCTTGGATGGTTGATTGTGTACAAGCTTTAGGTAAACAGACGCTCGCGCTTAGCCGTACCAGTATAGATTATGCCCCGTTTTCGGGCCATAAACTGTATGCACCAAAGGGAATTGGTTTTTTATATATTAAAAATGGCAGCGCCTACACACCATTTATTGCGGGGGGCGGGCAAGAAAGCGGCATGCGCTCTGGCACCGAAAATTTACCAGGCATAGCAGGGCTTAATAAATTGTTTAACTTGCTACTAGATCAAAACGACGACACATTTAAGTCGGTTGAGGTATTAAATAGCTATCGAGCACAACTACTTAATGCGCTGAAAAGTACCTTTGGAGATATAACCTTTAATCACGAGTTTTCACATTCTGTGCCTACCACCCTTAATTTTGCTGTCGATACGCTTACCTCCAAAGAGGTTATTGATTTATTTGACGCAGCAGGCATTAGAGTCAGTGGTGGCTCGGCGTGCAGTACCGGTGCAACGCGTAGTTTTGTGCTTGATGCAATGGGAGCCACTAATTGGCAAAGTGAAAACGCCATTAGGTTGTCGTTTGGGCCTGCTGCAACACAAGCGCAAATTAGCCAAGCATGCAAACGTATATGCTCGCTAAAGGCGGTATTAGAGGCCAATTGCTTAATAGTTTCTGATAGTGCGTCGCCAAAGCAAGAAGTGTGCGCGCTGGGATTAACACAGTTTAGACATAAAGGGGCGTGTAGTTGGCTGTATGTGAGTGACGACAACAGCGCCGTTATTATTGACCCGGTAATAGAGCTTATTCCGCGCTTTGAAAACATAGTAAGCACACAACAGCTCAACGTAAAAGCAATTTTAGATACCCACCATCACCAAGATCGCCCAAGCGCAGTGGCTTTGTTAAATGAAGTACTGGGCACAACACATACGATGCAAAATAGCATTGAGCTTGGTACAAAAACGCTAACCACAAAGCCAACCCCAGGGCACAGCAAAGACAGTGTGAGTTATTTATTAAAAGAGCGCGCCACAAACCATGTTGATTATTGTTTTTGTGGCGATTTAATTTTACCGGCAGGGCTTGGTAATACCTCGCTTGAAGGGGGGAGTGCGACACAAATGGCACACTCGCTTATTAGCCTTGGCGAGCAAATAAGTGATGATACGGTTATTTGTTCTGGGCATGACTATCAGCAATGCTTTGCCATAAACTGGCGTACAGTACGCGCACAAACGCCTTTGCTTAACCCATTATTAAATGAAGAAATAAATACAGCGCAATTTGTGCAGCTAAAAGCACAACACGATCAGCTGCATATACAAACTAGTAGCCAATTGTGTGGCTATGTACAAGCAGCGGTCCAATCACACACCAAGCAGCTAGACTTTGCACAAGCCAAAACGCTATTAACGCAAAAAGATGTGTATTTAATTGATACTCGTGAACCGTATGAACATGGTGCAATTAACGTGGCGGCGCTTTTTGCCGCGCCTTTAGCCAATACGTTTAATATTTCACTTAGCCGTATGGCTAACGCCATAGTGCAAAATCAATTAAACCCGCAGCATACTTATATTTTATTGTGTAGAAGTGGCAATCGCTCTAAAATTGCGGCAGCTAATTTACAGCAGTTAGGCTTTAAGAATATTTATAACGTAGCGGGTGGCTTGGCCTTGATGAGCTAA
- a CDS encoding AI-2E family transporter: MFEYVKTWYERKFSDPHSVTLLFLLIASVALLYFFGSLIVPVLVALVIAYLLDWPVVHLERFGLKRFSATVIVMLIFTGVMLTLILVIGPVLWKQTSNLVQETPHMVEQGKSFLMALPQQYPSLINAEQVQAIVASVEAKALEFGQVIVSFSLTSLKDVVAWLIYLVLVPLLVFFMLKDKLELTSSAAKLIPQQRRLILQVWHEMNQQIMNYIRGKVFEILIVGGTSFIAFTVLDLRYAALLGVLVGFSVLIPFVGAALVTIPVAAVALFQFGIETQFWTVLIIYGIIQALDGNVLVPLLFSEAVDLNPVFIIVAVLFFGGLWGFWGVFFAIPLASLVKALINAWSSTHEEIAKELAE, from the coding sequence ATGTTTGAATACGTTAAAACATGGTACGAAAGGAAATTCTCAGATCCTCATTCAGTCACCTTACTTTTTTTACTCATTGCCTCTGTGGCACTACTGTACTTTTTTGGCTCGTTAATTGTTCCTGTATTAGTAGCATTAGTGATTGCTTATTTACTTGATTGGCCAGTGGTGCACTTAGAGCGCTTTGGTTTAAAACGTTTTAGTGCCACTGTTATTGTGATGCTGATATTTACCGGGGTTATGCTTACCCTTATTTTGGTTATTGGCCCAGTACTTTGGAAGCAAACTAGTAATTTAGTACAAGAAACCCCGCACATGGTAGAGCAAGGGAAGTCATTTTTAATGGCCTTACCACAGCAATACCCTAGTTTAATAAATGCCGAGCAGGTCCAAGCTATTGTAGCCAGTGTAGAGGCCAAGGCGTTGGAGTTTGGTCAAGTTATCGTGTCGTTTTCACTCACTTCGTTAAAAGATGTTGTGGCATGGCTTATTTATTTGGTGCTTGTACCTTTACTGGTATTTTTTATGCTTAAAGACAAGCTTGAGCTTACAAGTAGTGCCGCTAAGCTTATTCCGCAGCAGCGCCGGTTGATTTTGCAAGTGTGGCACGAAATGAATCAGCAAATAATGAATTATATTCGCGGTAAAGTATTCGAAATTTTAATTGTGGGTGGCACCTCGTTTATTGCCTTTACTGTACTTGATTTACGTTATGCAGCGTTACTTGGTGTACTGGTTGGGTTTTCGGTTTTAATTCCGTTTGTTGGCGCTGCATTAGTTACCATACCGGTTGCAGCGGTGGCGTTATTTCAATTTGGTATCGAAACACAGTTTTGGACGGTGTTAATAATATACGGAATTATTCAGGCGCTCGATGGTAATGTATTAGTGCCCTTGTTGTTTTCCGAGGCGGTTGACTTAAACCCGGTATTTATAATTGTTGCAGTACTATTTTTTGGTGGCTTATGGGGATTTTGGGGCGTGTTTTTTGCCATACCTTTAGCATCACTTGTAAAAGCATTAATTAATGCCTGGTCATCAACACACGAAGAAATAGCAAAAGAGCTGGCAGAGTAA
- a CDS encoding M48 family metalloprotease: MQLKSAFITLCSAALTFSLLVSEPLKAQTNFTLPDLGTSALQVLPLEKEQAIGEVMMMQIRGSSPVVNDPVLDEYLTTLGRKLVANANDVRFPFSFFWVNNNEINAFAFYGGHVGVHTGLIAQSDNESQFASVLGHEIAHVTQRHLARRIQQQQDNSALTIAGMIAGILATVVAPDAGIAIISANQTQAAFSQLTHSRAAEQEADRIGMQTLNNAGFDARASSEFLTKLAAQIRYKYKPPAFLLTHPLPESRVSDVRLRAEQYPVRHLNPSLEFNLAKSRVLARYANKPENAEALFKKLMRENSYNNTALKYGLGISLLDQDKLDEAAEILEPLLAQNPKNLFYIDTHTDLLIAQKKADEAVKFLAELNNYRPNNQVITLNYANAALEAEQFELAENILKSFLLEKPDHSLGKQLLADAYKKQDKLAAYHEANADVLSQYGAYIKAADEIQKALNFVEPTELVKQQRLKALLTQYRRLQKELARL; this comes from the coding sequence ATGCAGCTAAAATCAGCCTTTATCACTTTATGCAGTGCCGCGCTTACCTTTAGCCTACTGGTTAGTGAGCCGTTAAAGGCACAAACAAACTTTACGCTACCGGATTTAGGCACGTCTGCGCTACAAGTTTTGCCACTTGAAAAAGAACAAGCCATTGGCGAAGTGATGATGATGCAAATAAGAGGCTCATCACCGGTAGTAAACGACCCCGTTTTAGACGAATACTTAACCACACTTGGCCGAAAACTAGTAGCTAATGCAAACGACGTGCGTTTTCCTTTTTCTTTTTTTTGGGTAAATAACAACGAAATTAACGCCTTTGCTTTTTACGGCGGGCATGTTGGTGTGCATACTGGGCTTATTGCGCAATCAGATAACGAAAGCCAATTTGCCTCTGTACTTGGGCACGAAATAGCGCACGTAACTCAGCGCCATTTAGCTCGTCGTATTCAGCAACAGCAAGACAACAGCGCACTGACTATTGCGGGCATGATAGCCGGTATATTAGCCACCGTTGTGGCTCCCGATGCAGGTATTGCTATTATTTCGGCTAACCAAACTCAAGCTGCGTTTAGCCAACTAACTCACAGCCGTGCTGCCGAGCAAGAAGCCGACAGAATTGGTATGCAAACCCTTAATAACGCCGGTTTTGACGCCCGCGCATCGAGTGAGTTTTTAACTAAACTTGCAGCGCAAATAAGATATAAGTACAAGCCACCCGCTTTTTTACTCACTCACCCCTTACCAGAGAGCCGTGTATCTGACGTACGCCTGCGTGCAGAGCAATACCCTGTACGCCATTTAAACCCAAGCCTTGAGTTTAATTTAGCAAAAAGCCGTGTACTTGCCCGTTATGCCAACAAACCCGAAAATGCCGAAGCGTTGTTTAAAAAGTTAATGCGCGAAAACAGTTACAACAATACCGCGCTTAAATACGGCTTGGGCATAAGCTTACTTGATCAAGATAAACTAGATGAAGCCGCCGAAATTTTAGAGCCGCTATTAGCGCAAAACCCTAAAAATTTATTTTATATCGATACCCATACCGATTTACTAATAGCGCAAAAAAAAGCCGACGAGGCCGTAAAGTTTTTGGCTGAACTAAACAACTATCGCCCTAACAACCAAGTTATTACTTTAAACTATGCAAATGCGGCACTAGAGGCTGAACAGTTTGAATTAGCTGAAAACATTTTAAAAAGCTTTTTACTTGAAAAGCCCGATCATAGCTTAGGCAAACAGCTATTAGCCGATGCCTATAAAAAACAAGACAAGCTTGCTGCTTATCACGAAGCCAATGCTGATGTGTTATCGCAATATGGCGCGTATATTAAAGCCGCAGACGAAATCCAAAAAGCACTTAACTTCGTAGAACCCACTGAGCTGGTTAAACAGCAACGCTTAAAAGCCTTGCTCACTCAGTATCGCCGTTTACAAAAAGAGCTGGCAAGACTTTAA
- the arsC gene encoding arsenate reductase (glutaredoxin) (This arsenate reductase requires both glutathione and glutaredoxin to convert arsenate to arsenite, after which the efflux transporter formed by ArsA and ArsB can extrude the arsenite from the cell, providing resistance.), translated as MSVTIYHNPRCSKSRETLALLEQNSVTPRVVEYLKTPLNHEQISQLLEQLGFSSARQLMRTKEDAYKALNLKEETNESVLINAMVDNPKLIERPIVQNNGKAALGRPPENVLSVL; from the coding sequence ATGTCAGTTACTATTTATCATAATCCACGTTGTTCTAAGTCGCGTGAAACTCTAGCATTACTTGAACAAAATAGCGTAACACCACGCGTAGTAGAGTATTTAAAAACACCGCTTAACCATGAACAAATTAGCCAACTTTTAGAACAATTAGGCTTCAGCTCAGCTCGCCAGCTAATGCGCACAAAAGAAGATGCATACAAAGCGCTTAACCTAAAAGAAGAAACCAACGAGTCAGTGCTAATAAACGCCATGGTAGACAACCCTAAACTTATTGAACGCCCTATTGTACAAAACAACGGTAAAGCAGCCCTTGGCCGCCCGCCTGAAAACGTATTAAGCGTATTATAA
- the wrbA gene encoding NAD(P)H:quinone oxidoreductase translates to MTTRIVVLYHSSHGSVEAMAHEIAESIEQQGATAELRTFVAKNPHDIVITKDDLINCDGLAFGTPTRFGMMASQAKTFWETTSDLWLKGQLIDKPACVFSSSSSMHGGNEATLLNLSLPLLHHGMMLLGVPYEVPELLATQTGGTPYGATHVAGSSNTNTLSKDEIKICQSVGKRLTHIARKLQ, encoded by the coding sequence ATGACGACCCGCATTGTTGTTCTGTACCACTCAAGCCATGGCTCGGTTGAGGCTATGGCGCACGAAATAGCCGAATCTATAGAGCAACAGGGTGCCACAGCCGAGTTGCGTACCTTTGTTGCTAAAAATCCGCACGATATAGTCATTACCAAAGATGATTTAATCAATTGTGACGGCCTTGCTTTTGGCACCCCTACCCGCTTTGGTATGATGGCATCGCAAGCAAAAACATTTTGGGAAACCACCAGCGATCTGTGGCTAAAAGGCCAGTTAATAGATAAACCGGCCTGTGTGTTTTCATCGTCAAGCAGTATGCATGGCGGCAATGAAGCCACCTTACTTAATTTATCATTGCCACTACTACACCATGGTATGATGTTATTAGGGGTACCTTACGAAGTACCAGAGTTACTAGCTACGCAAACCGGCGGCACACCTTACGGGGCAACACATGTAGCCGGCAGCAGCAATACTAATACCTTAAGTAAAGATGAAATTAAAATATGCCAAAGCGTTGGTAAACGCCTCACTCACATTGCGAGAAAACTTCAATGA
- a CDS encoding DUF2069 domain-containing protein, producing the protein MNTADTPAKKPITVKFQRTAIFGYMGLLLLFPLWMYFVPPLNGNASFVSLFVPIIPLLLPLRGFIKDNTYTYAWANFVVMLYFIHGLTMLWAAPDELIWVLLELVFASAMFIGCTYYARHRGQEQGLKIRKLKEELAEEKAANEYNK; encoded by the coding sequence ATGAATACCGCTGACACCCCTGCTAAAAAGCCGATTACTGTAAAATTTCAGCGCACCGCTATATTTGGCTATATGGGTTTATTACTTTTATTTCCACTGTGGATGTACTTTGTACCTCCGCTAAATGGCAACGCAAGTTTTGTATCGCTGTTTGTGCCTATTATTCCTTTACTGTTGCCCTTAAGAGGCTTTATTAAAGACAACACCTACACTTACGCATGGGCTAACTTTGTTGTTATGTTGTACTTTATACACGGCTTGACCATGTTATGGGCTGCACCTGATGAGCTAATATGGGTGTTATTAGAGCTTGTGTTTGCCTCTGCCATGTTTATTGGCTGCACGTATTACGCAAGGCACCGTGGGCAAGAGCAAGGCTTAAAAATACGTAAGCTTAAAGAAGAGCTCGCAGAGGAAAAAGCAGCTAACGAATACAATAAATAA
- a CDS encoding ankyrin repeat domain-containing protein produces MENVLIWPKEYPLLIKGLVEQNGAFILDALEAWPACRSTIEDDGVCTTVLPPIYYLIWLTPLEPFEECYFQHISEYDEDAHAYIAAVKNHYLDNEYTSESMALMLCQRLEKYASVAAQNALDTPLSLFSLLFSKRYFSLIEHALNSGSKLSAHDTLALWQEVDFRERLSAFLPESVADLNELTELASQKVANGKDYFTLLTQVSPDVDSIVLLEKALLAHLSQKSAKQTMAMRFIEQGATGTLADENNKTAFMWAAEKGYVNVIETLLSKQDQKAQDTLGNTALHYAVLAKNETLMVLLLKAGYDFRARNNEGLSCYRLAVSIKATNLVKCLERDFGIKELSPEGQFNRIKKVHALHAIVTILLPLQLYFFFDESIAIKSELTLIFTLIASVCFFFAASLKRCALYPHIKHPWGLFVLRVFSLLSLIAQLGLASIVALAALSELV; encoded by the coding sequence ATGGAAAATGTACTGATTTGGCCAAAGGAATACCCATTACTTATTAAAGGACTTGTAGAACAAAACGGTGCCTTTATTTTAGATGCTTTAGAAGCTTGGCCTGCATGTCGTTCTACTATTGAAGATGACGGTGTATGCACCACGGTGCTACCACCCATTTACTATTTGATATGGTTAACCCCGCTTGAACCCTTTGAAGAGTGTTATTTTCAGCATATTAGTGAATATGACGAAGATGCGCACGCTTACATTGCTGCTGTCAAAAATCATTATTTAGATAACGAATACACCAGCGAGTCCATGGCACTAATGCTGTGCCAGCGCTTAGAAAAATACGCCAGTGTGGCGGCGCAAAACGCACTTGATACACCCCTTTCGTTGTTTAGCTTATTATTTAGTAAACGCTATTTCTCTTTAATAGAACATGCCCTAAACAGTGGTAGTAAATTAAGTGCACACGATACACTAGCGCTCTGGCAAGAAGTTGATTTTAGAGAGCGTTTAAGTGCTTTTTTACCTGAATCGGTCGCCGATTTAAATGAACTTACAGAGCTTGCCAGTCAAAAAGTAGCAAACGGTAAAGACTATTTTACGCTGTTAACGCAAGTATCGCCTGATGTTGATTCTATTGTATTGCTTGAAAAAGCATTACTTGCTCATTTAAGTCAAAAAAGCGCAAAGCAAACCATGGCGATGCGTTTTATTGAGCAAGGTGCTACCGGTACCTTGGCTGATGAAAACAATAAAACAGCATTTATGTGGGCAGCCGAAAAAGGCTATGTAAATGTGATAGAAACATTGCTTTCTAAACAAGATCAAAAAGCGCAAGACACCTTAGGTAATACTGCACTGCATTATGCAGTACTGGCCAAAAACGAAACGTTAATGGTGTTATTACTAAAAGCAGGTTACGACTTTAGAGCACGTAATAACGAGGGCTTAAGCTGTTACCGGTTAGCAGTAAGTATAAAAGCAACTAATTTAGTTAAATGCCTTGAACGTGACTTTGGTATAAAAGAGCTTTCGCCAGAAGGGCAATTTAACCGTATTAAAAAGGTGCACGCCTTACACGCCATTGTCACTATTTTATTGCCATTGCAGCTCTATTTCTTTTTTGATGAAAGCATTGCCATAAAAAGTGAACTGACTTTAATTTTTACATTGATTGCATCGGTGTGTTTTTTCTTTGCGGCGAGTTTAAAGCGCTGTGCGCTCTATCCGCATATAAAGCACCCGTGGGGATTATTTGTGTTGCGAGTTTTTTCGTTGTTGAGCTTAATAGCACAGCTTGGATTAGCCAGTATAGTTGCTCTCGCTGCGCTGAGCGAATTGGTATAA
- a CDS encoding phospholipid-binding protein MlaC has translation MKLFNTLFIAATLFSSALFAQTSQSPQHMLEGVADTLFSDIAKVNAKGDASKADMARIVETRLMPNIDIKFVSFKLLGKHIKGIEREQAVRFIDAVEHYLTGTYAGALMKYTGQQVVFEQDTAKSDSEYATVKTQIIEPNAPVIDLHFKLRQGKDQQWKVYDIVAEGISLLSAKQKEIIQRISDVGLEQVISELKNK, from the coding sequence ATGAAACTTTTTAACACTTTATTTATTGCTGCCACCTTATTTAGTAGCGCGTTATTTGCGCAAACATCGCAGTCACCTCAACATATGCTTGAGGGCGTTGCAGACACACTTTTTAGCGACATTGCTAAAGTAAATGCAAAAGGTGATGCGAGTAAAGCCGATATGGCGCGCATTGTAGAGACGCGTTTAATGCCAAATATAGATATTAAGTTTGTGTCGTTTAAATTGCTTGGTAAACACATAAAAGGTATTGAGCGTGAGCAAGCTGTACGCTTTATTGATGCAGTAGAGCATTATTTAACAGGCACTTACGCAGGTGCGCTTATGAAGTACACCGGCCAGCAAGTGGTATTTGAACAAGATACCGCTAAAAGCGACTCTGAGTACGCTACGGTTAAAACGCAAATTATTGAGCCAAACGCGCCTGTGATTGATCTGCATTTTAAGCTGCGCCAAGGTAAAGACCAGCAATGGAAAGTATACGACATTGTTGCCGAAGGTATTTCGCTTTTAAGCGCTAAGCAAAAAGAGATTATTCAACGTATTTCTGATGTTGGCTTAGAGCAAGTAATTAGTGAACTAAAAAATAAATAG